A region from the Salvia splendens isolate huo1 chromosome 15, SspV2, whole genome shotgun sequence genome encodes:
- the LOC121769339 gene encoding SWR1 complex bromodomain subunit bdf1-like: MKRRRGSKKGRQKKPKLASTDEAAPAAAVSVNTDENSGVDEFENEDVDSGMDAETERTPSPPRASQPETIANPDTVARPNSSNIFGKAVYTRVKVKIKTSKTLRASSDAPSLSDTDKSSHQVGSEKQLPSEKVEDSGNSLSETNGGISGNTTQKPTSVKIKSSRGLGSSSMSPCSNTEPLKGDMVEKKDAKLLHKESKHNEQELITALEVIRKIMKMDAAEPFNVPVNPVALGIPDYFDVITTPMDFGTICSNLEKGVKYKTAEDVFIDVQYIWDNCYRYNNKGDYIVELMKRVKKAFTKYWAAAGLFSEQPQESPESNPVKDLTPSSDGNTPVNGGAPTSSGKKFHGLKKHKEGCQCAICVMMRRRQEREEIARLVGGHTDVSDDSFGEDIKRERFSHGESPFGEYALSDGEDSPETEKKGQELKVGHLRDFYIQQNEGGIIASGKREGSQDLLSSHRSGDDNDMHHHTPQIGSGGNVSNDSQIEPKDGNGSAATDQQRPKDSLDKNQRAKMLENLRYLENPMLLELYGTLFTDNSQSLWSGPHSLVGQKQERSNRRSSFCSAISAFMKK, encoded by the exons ATGAAGCGAAGGCGTGGAAGCAAGAAAGGAAGACAAAAGAAGCCGAAGTTGGCTAGCACAGACGAAGCGGCGCCAGCTGCTGCTGTTAGTGTAAATACAGATGAGAATTCTGGCGTGGATGAGTTTGAGAATGAAGATGTTGACTCTGGAATGGATGCCGAGACTGAGAGGACGCCTTCTCCTCCGAGAGCGTCTCAGCCGGAAACTATTGCTAATCCTGACACTGTAGCCCGaccaaatagtagtaatatttttgggAAAGCAGTGTACACTCGTGTGAAGGTGAAGATCAAGACTTCCAAGACTCTGCGAGCCTCCTCGGATGCTCCGAGTCTGAGTGATACGGATAAGAGTAGCCACCAAGTAGGTTCGGAGAAGCAGCTTCCTAGTGAGAAGGTGGAGGACAGTGGCAACTCTCTGTCTGAGACAAATGGAGGAATTTCTGGGAATACAACGCAGAAGCCGACCAGTGTGAAGATTAAATCATCTAGGGGATTAGGTTCTTCGAGTATGAGTCCATGTAGCAATACTGAACCGCTTAAGGGAGATATGGTAGAGAAGAAAGATGCCAAATTGCTTCACAAGGAGTCTAAACACAATGAGCAAGAGCTTATAACTGCATTGGAG GTTATAAGAAAGATAATGAAAATGGATGCAGCTGAGCCCTTCAACGTCCCTGTAAATCCTGTTGCGCTCGGTATCCCA GACTATTTTGATGTCATCACTACACCTATGGATTTTGGGACAATATGCAGTAACCTTGAAAAAGGTGTGAAGTACAAGACTGCTGAGGATGTTTTCATAGACGTGCAGTATATATGGGATAACTGTTACAGATACAATAACAAAGGTGATTACATTGTGGAGCTTATGAAGCGGGTCAAAAAAGCCTTCACCAAGTATTGGGCGGCAGCTGGTTTGTTCAGCGAACAGCCTCAAGAAA GTCCTGAAAGCAATCCAGTAAAGGATCTAACTCCTTCAAGTGACGGGAATACACCAGTGAATGGTGGTGCTCCAACCTCTTCAGGCAAAAAGTTCCACGG GCTTAAGAAGCACAAAGAAGGTTGTCAGTGTGCTATTTGTGTAATGATGCGACGCAGGCAGGAGCGAGAAGAAATTGCTCGCCTTGTGGGAGGACACACTGATGTTAGTGATGACTCATTTGGTGAAGATATCAAGCGAGAG AGGTTTTCTCATGGAGAAAGTCCATTTGGCGAGTATGCTTTGTCAGATGGAGAGGACTCTCCTGAAACGGAAAAGAAAggtcaagaactgaaagtgggACATCTAAGAGATTTCTACATTCAGCAGAATGAGGGTGGTATTATAGCTTCAGGAAAACGAGAAGGTTCTCAGGATTTGCTGTCATCTCATAGATCTGGAGATGATAATGATATGCATCATCACACACCACAAATAGGATCAGGTGGCAATGTGTCAAACGACTCTCAAATAGAGCCCAAAGATGGAAATGGAAGTGCTGCAACTGACCAACAGAGGCCTAAG GATTCACTGGATAAAAACCAGAGAGCTAAAATGTTAGAGAATCTTCGTTATCTAGAGAATCCTATGCTCTTGGAATTATACGGAACGCTCTTTACAGATAATTCCCAGTCTTTGTGGAGTGGACCTCATTCATTGGTTGGTCAGAAGCAGGAGCGCTCCAACCGCCGCAGTTCCTTCTGCTCAGCTATTTCTGCGTTTATGAAGAAATAG
- the LOC121768017 gene encoding tRNA pseudouridine synthase A-like produces MTGEHQSLSLSHQRPESPLRPCKLPRIDGRESTEEESESIERNMTPNSRTQRYLVAIEYIGTRFSGAQQQATCRTVMGVLQDAFQKFIGQPVSIFCSSRTDAGVHALSNVCHVDVERISKRKPGEVLLPHEPAVVLKAVNHFLQKSEGDIMVVDVKCVPSDFHARYKALERTYFYRLLSGKEPLSTFEKDRAWHVPEELNVLDMQKACSVLVGHHDFSSFRAAGCQAKSPIRTLDELTVTEVASSPYFPSVLDREQSSYGLASSVSVSKKLQDDSPSLAGISDELVENSGAVAFHKFGVRKRHRCFVVTARARSFLYHQVRLLVAVLKSVGTGDLTISDVEKILEAKNVSAAPPMAPACGLYLGHVNYDLPSDI; encoded by the exons ATGACAGGAGAGCATCAAAGTCTCTCTCTTTCTCATCAAAGACCGGAATCCCCTCTACGTCCCTGCAAACTGCCTAGAATCGACGGTAGAGAATCAACAGAGGAAGAGAGTGAGTCGATTGAGAGGAATATGACACCGAATTCGAGAACTCAAAGATACCTAGTAGCAATTGAGTACATCGGAACTCGGTTTTCTGGCGCCCAACAGCAGGCAACTTGCAGAACCGTCATGGGCGTTCTTCAG GACGCGTTTCAAAAATTCATTGGGCAGCCAGTTTCTATTTTCTGCTCGAGCCGGACT GATGCTGGTGTTCATGCATTATCAAATGTCTGTCATGTGGATGTTGAGAGGATAAGCAAAAGAAAACCTGGTGAAGTT TTATTGCCCCATGAACCTGCCGTAGTTCTAAAAGCTGTTAATCATTTTTTACAG AAGAGTGAAGGTGATATTATGGTGGTCGATGTTAAGTGTGTTCCATCTGATTTTCACGCGCGCTATAAAGCTTTAGAACGGAC GTACTTCTACCGTCTGTTATCTGGGAAGGAACCTCTGTCTACCTTTGAGAAAGACCGTGCATGGCATGTCCCAGAAGAACTTAATGTTTTAGATATGCAG AAAGCATGCAGTGTACTTGTTGGACACCATGACTTTAGTTCTTTCAGGGCAGCTGGATGCCAG GCCAAGTCACCTATTAGAACTTTGGATGAGCTAACTGTCACAGAGGTTGCTTCAAGCCCATATTTCCCCTCGGTGTTGGATAGAGAACAAAGCAGTTATGGCCTGGCCAGTTCTGTTTCAGTCTCAAAGAAGTTACAAGATGATTCTCCCTCTCTTGCTGGGATTTCCGATGAACTTGTAGAAAACTCTGGAGCAGTGGCATTTCATAAATTTGGAGTAAGGAAAAGGCACCGTTGCTTTGTAGTTACTGCAAGAGCACGGTCCTTCCTGTACCATCAG GTCAGATTGCTCGTTGCGGTTCTGAAGTCAGTGGGCACCGGTGATCTCACTATTTCTGATG TTGAGAAAATACTTGAAGCAAAGAATGTAAGTGCCGCCCCTCCAATGGCCCCTGCATGCGGTCTCTACCTTGGACATGTGAATTATGATCTTCCTTCGGACATCTGA